The Arachis hypogaea cultivar Tifrunner chromosome 16, arahy.Tifrunner.gnm2.J5K5, whole genome shotgun sequence genome contains a region encoding:
- the LOC112758745 gene encoding putative disease resistance protein RGA1: MPEPVPFGIMERLIADLASPALDEIRLKGGFSDEMNQLKDTLLLVKSVLLDAERKQENNRPLTVWLRELKNVLCDADDFLDDIQTQVLRNHVDRASKVQQFFTTSNSIVFRVKMARKMKSLKKRLDMVAADMSKFALEAIDVDNHVSHRSRETTSLVAADVNVIGREIDKEFIIDLLMQQNPEDDDERIPVIPIVGTGGVGKTTLAQLVFRDERVTQCFPLKLWVSVSLDFDIQQLIVKIINSASSHLRQLNLKELDMETLIRLLKDTLAGQKFLLVLDNVWNEDRVKWMELRFLIEMSNKGGKILLTTRSSKVASMMGTVPAYKLQPLSEENSMFLFLECAFRNREEKKHSDLVMIGKEIVGKCKGLPLVIRTLGSLLLSNRTKHEWESLRTNDIWNLESILPALKLSYDQMPTYLKQCFALFSLYPKGYIFLSSDVACLWGALGLLLLPSQGKTLLDVSNQYLSELSSRSFIQVVEDSGTFFYFQIHDLVHDLALLVARNECVLVSSDMQNISGNILHQSYIEDDLRGILFSRGIFRVRTILSPVHGVGAKDEVLLNAWISRYKSLRFLDLSDSTYETLPQSIVTLKHLRFLSLRNNTKIQRLPASICKLLNLQSLLLDGCTKLEVLPQELRNLINLRQLGITTKQSVLPESDIAKLSSLEYLCIKKCDKLESLFVGRKLPNLRTLEVDSCERLKSLPLNVNHFPQLETLVINKCGDLDFSEEVRNSTLRLKVLYLHSLPQLVETLPSCFQGSASTLEALAIKECNRLESLPEWLSTPSSLKSLQITNCPNLKSLPSDLHRPALKSFEISDCPRLQTTHQLKM; the protein is encoded by the coding sequence ATGCCGGAACCTGTCCCCTTCGGCATCATGGAGAGACTGATAGCAGATCTTGCTTCACCTGCACTTGATGAAATCCGTTTGAAGGGCGGTTTTTCTGACGAGATGAATCAGTTGAAAGACACTCTTTTATTGGTCAAATCTGTGCTGCTGGATGCGGAGAGAAAGCAAGAAAATAACCGACCTCTGACGGTGTGGCTAAGGGAGTTGAAAAATGTCCTCTGTGATGCTGACGACTTCCTTGATGATATTCAAACCCAAGTGTTACGGAATCATGTGGATAGAGCCTCCAAGGTACAGCAATTCTTCACAACTTCTAATTCTATTGTTTTTCGCGTTAAGATGGCTCGAAAAATGAAGTCACTGAAGAAGAGACTAGACATGGTTGCAGCTGATATGAGTAAGTTTGCTCTAGAAGCAATTGATGTTGATAACCACGTTTCACATAGGAGCAGGGAAACGACCTCTCTCGTTGCTGCAGATGTGAATGTGATAGGACGGGAGATCGATAAAGAATTTATCATAGACCTCCTAATGCAGCAGAATCCTGAAGATGATGACGAACGTATCCCAGTTATTCCCATTGTGGGGACGGGAGGAGTAGGAAAGACCACACTTGCTCAGCTTGTCTTCCGTGATGAGAGGGTAACTCAGTGTTTCCCATTGAAATTGTGGGTGTCTGTCTCTCTGGACTTTGATATCCAGCAATTGATTGTTAAGATCATCAACTCTGCGAGTTCTCATTTGCGCCAACTGAATTTAAAAGAACTGGACATGGAGACTTTGATACGTCTCTTAAAGGATACGCTTGCTGGTCAAAAGTTCCTGCTTGTCTTGGACAATGTATGGAATGAAGATCGTGTTAAATGGATGGAGCTGAGATTTTTAATTGAAATGAGCAATAAAGGTGGTAAAATCCTGTTGACAACACGGAGTTCTAAAGTTGCTTCTATGATGGGTACTGTACCCGCTTACAAGCTACAACCTCTTTCCGAAGAGAACTCAATGTTTCTGTTTCTTGAATGTGCATTCAGAAACAGGGAAGAGAAAAAGCACTCGGATTTGGTTATGATTGGAAAAGAAATTGTGGGAAAATGTAAAGGGCTTCCTTTGGTCATCAGAACACTGGGGAGTCTACTACTTTCTAATCGTACCAAGCATGAGTGGGAGTCACTGAGAACTAATGATATTTGGAATTTGGAAAGTATTCTTCCTGCACTTAAACTCAGCTACGATCAAATGCCAACTTATTTGAAGCAATGTTTTGCTTTGTTCTCCCTTTATCCAAAGggttatatttttcttagttctgATGTTGCTTGTCTATGGGGGGCTCTAGGTTTGCTTCTACTGCCAAGCCAAGGTAAAACTTTGTTAGATGTTTCAAATCAATATTTGAGTGAATTGAGTTCCAGATCTTTCATTCAGGTTGTTGAAGACTCTggcactttcttttattttcaaattcatgatTTAGTTCATGATCTCGCATTACTTGTTGCAAGAAATGAATGCGTGCTAGTCAGTTCAGACATGCAAAATATATCAGGAAATATTCTGCATCAATCTTATATTGAAGATGATTTGCGTGGCATTTTATTCTCACGAGGAATATTTCGTGTGAGAACCATACTATCTCCAGTTCATGGAGTGGGAGCCAAGGATGAAGTTTTGTTGAATGCATGGATATCAAGATACAAATCCTTGCGATTTTTGGATTTGAGTGATTCTACTTATGAGACTTTGCCCCAGTCCATTGTGACGTTGAAACATTTAAGATTTCTCTCTCTCAGGAACAATACCAAAATTCAGAGGCTGCCTGCTTCAATTTGCAAACTACTAAATTTGCAATCTTTGCTTCTTGATGGGTGCACAAAGCTTGAAGTATTGCCACAAGAATTGAGAAATTTGATCAATCTCCGACAACTGGGGATAACCACAAAGCAATCTGTTTTGCCTGAGAGTGACATTGCAAAGCTGAGCTCTCTTgaatatttatgtattaaaaaatgTGACAAGCTGGAGTCCTTGTTTGTAGGGAGAAAGTTGCCTAATCTTCGAACTTTGGAGGTTGATAGTTGTGAGAGGTTGAAGTCTTTACCACTTAATGTTAACCATTTTCCTCAATTGGAGACTTTGGTAATCAACAAGTGTGGTGATTTGGACTTCTCTGAGGAAGTGCGGAACTCTACCCTGAGACTAAAAGTCCTTTATCTTCATTCTTTGCCACAGCTGGTGGAGACCTTGCCTAGTTGTTTTCAAGGATCGGCAAGCACATTAGAAGCTTTGGCTATTAAAGAGTGCAACAGGCTGGAGTCACTTCCTGAATGGCTGTCAACTCCAAGTTCATTGAAATCTCTTCAAATAACAAATTGTCCTAATTTGAAGTCTCTCCCCAGTGACCTTCATCGCCCAGCACTTAAATCATTCGAAATCAGTGATTGTCCTAGATTACAGACGACTCACCAGCTCAAGATGTAG
- the LOC112756359 gene encoding uncharacterized protein: MYRYLSSIGHVRGSSLFSLVAPKPSRSLISAFSSGSLQNHIEHVRGFSTGESDPNRPFSMLDRLNENSRSGNETLPDAIRDRVMRNMNGSGAENERSFNRQPDNLPFFMQNGENSNSRGANYAQNRRGFGRDSGTRPFFMRDRENLNVSNENDGETETEKSSRPMDFVRGVIDEDGQDHLQVYSNQYERDADFVHIKMLRNNTFVTVTDSKGNIKLSGSVGSVKEMKSGQKLARYAAEATSEVVGRRARGLGLKAVVMKVNGFTHFRRKRQAIMSWLEGFLDSRADKSRNPVVHIEDTTRKPHNGCRLPRKRRI, translated from the exons ATGTATCGTTATCTCTCTTCGATTGGCCATGTCCGTggatcttctctcttttctctcgtCGCACCCAAACCTTCACGGTCTCTTATCTCTGCCTTCTCCTCAGGATCTTTGCAAAACCACATCG AGCATGTTAGAGGATTTTCAACTGGTGAATCGGATCCTAATCGTCCCTTTTCGATGCTGGATAGATTAAATGAAAACTCGAGGAGTGGGAATGAAACTTTACCGGATGCCATCCGGGATAGGGTGATGCGGAACATGAATGGAAGTGGTGCTGAGAATGAGAGGAGTTTCAACCGTCAACCGGATAATCTTCCTTTTTTCATGCAGAATGGAGAGAACTCAAACTCAAGAGGTGCCAATTATGCTCAGAATAGGAGGGGTTTTGGCCGTGATTCGGGTACTCGTCCTTTTTTTATGCGGGATAGGGAGAATCTAAATGTAAGCAATGAGAATGATGGTGAGACCGAGACTGAGAAGAGTTCCAGGCCTATGGATTTTGTGAGAGGGGTTATAGATGAAGATGGCCAGGATCATCTTCAGGTTTACAGTAATCAATATGAGAGAGACGCCGATTTTGTTCATATAAAGATGCTGCGGAACAACACGTTTGTTACCGTAACAGATTCTAAAGGGAACATAAAGCTTAGCGGCTCTGTTGGTTCCGTGAAAGAGATGAAATCAGGGCAGAAGCTTGCTAGGTATGCTGCTGAGGCAACTTCAGAGGTTGTCGGGCGAAGGGCAAGGGGTTTGGGGTTGAAAGCTGTTGTTATGAAAGTGAATGGATTTACTCATTTCAGGAGAAAAAGGCAAGCAATAATGAGCTGGTTGGAGGGTTTTTTGGATTCTCGAGCGGACAAAAGTAGAAATCCGGTTGTTCACATTGAAGATACCACTAGAAAGCCTCATAATGGTTGCCGACTCCCAAGGAAACGAAGAATTTAG